In Eulemur rufifrons isolate Redbay chromosome 15, OSU_ERuf_1, whole genome shotgun sequence, the genomic stretch ggtgtggagggctggggggaggggggagggaagacACACCTCCAAAGTCTGGGTGGATGTGAGTCTCTCCTGGACCTGGCTACAGCCATACCCCTTCTTCCCAAAGAGCAGACAGACCCGTAGGCCATCTCTTGTCCTCCCTTGGAACAAAGGAGCAAACCTGGCTCTCCTCCCAGGCTGCTGGGCCTACAGTGAGTTTCTGTAGCCTTTTGGGGGCTGGCATCCTCCTGAAGAGCCCCCTTGCTCCCTGCCACCTTGTCGGGTTCCCTGGGCTGTCTGACACCTCCCAAGCCTTAGGGATTGCAGGTTGGGGCTGGTAACTGAAGGGAACTTTCTTACCATAGTTGGAGGCTTTGCTCATCAggctgtttttctccttttccagagACCTCCTGTGAGGGGAGAAAGAGTTTATGACTCAAGCCCACTTCCTTTTTCCCACCTGAGGGGCAGCTGGCACACCAGGCTGGACAAGGGGGACAAGGGCTCAGGTCTCGGTAGGCAGGGGACTGAAGCTCAGAGGCCAGAGACCCAAACGCTCTGTCTCAGACCTAGTCCACTTTGGGGACCCAGGAGAGCTacaagggacagggacagggaagggTGGGGTGGCTGGGCAGGAGCATTACCTGGCCTCTGGACTCAGCTCTGCCCTGTGGAGCCTGGAGTTCACAGCCTCCAGATCTCTCCGACACTGGGATAGCTTCTCCTCTAGCCCATCGATCTGAAATACACAGCAGACAGCAGTGGGCCGCGGAGCCTTTTAGCTTTTAGAACACCGGGATCAGCTGGGGagggctgcccctccccacacatTAATTTTTGCTGTGCAGGGCACCCAGGCGTGCTTTCCCTGGAAACACAGCAGTGGGTATTACCCAGGGTCTCAGCTGTCCTGACCCTCTGAGCCAGGCACAGGTAGGGGGCAGCAAGGAACAGCCCCCGCAGTcagctctgtctccccagcacaACGCCCCAGTTGGGCCCACGAGGAGACAACCAGAGCCCGGAATGTAGCACGCACCTGCCCCACAGGTGTATCCCAGAATGAAATGAGACGCTGTGAGAAGGCTCAGTGGCTTCCAAAGCACTGCACGCACATGGGGGATGGGCAACTGGGCACCTAGGGACCAAAAAGCAGGTGTCTTTCTCATTGGCATACTTCATCTCATTAGAATAATGGAGTCTAAGttgtaagaatatatatatttatctatgagaatcaataaaaattactaagtaaaaaaatgcaattcaagaacacttctgtttttttctgatttgatcCTTGTGCAGAAATGTTGTCTATCATCAAGGTAGCTGTAATTTGTGTGGCAAAATAGCCATGGTATCTGTTCTTCCATTTGTTTTGAGTAGAGTTTCAGAGATGTGTTCTTGGGGAAATATTTGAGTCGTGGGAAACTGTTTGCTCACCACATCCCTGGGAGGGATAGCAAATATGATCTCCACTTCACCAATGGGAGAACAGACCCTCTACATGGAATGACTTTTCTGGGTCAGAATGGGGAACGCCTCTCCTTCTCAGCCAGTTCTCTGCTCCATTCCTTTCTGGAGCTACCCCTGCAGGGACAGTAATCGATGACTGCGAGTGAGAATCCCTGCCTCCCGGGAAGGCTGGGCAGGCATTCAGGGGCTGGGGGTCAGGAGGGTTGCAGTCCAAGTGTCTGggccttctctccctctccctggccaGCACCCCTCTCGGCCACTTCTGGGCCAGCCATTTTCCCCCTTCCTGAGGCCTGGCAAATGACACACCATCCACTCccttccctgcagccccagccactgccaACTCCAGCTCCATAAACAGGGCCCTGTGGGAGGGAGCAACTGGAGAGCTCTGAGTTAATTGCCTGGTTAATTGTGTCATTTCTCTGCTAATGGGCACCCAAAGGGAGGGCTGTCCTGGGAAACAGGCCCAGCCAGGAGATGGGGTTGTCCCTGGGGAGGCCCAAGGCCTTCCTGGAACGTGCAACGCAGGAACATGCACACTGATTGGATCAGGGAAAGCCGCAGCCTGACGCGGTGCTCCAGGCCACCATGTGCTCCACCCTTCACAGCAACACTCCCCAACGCACACAGCCCAGCCCCTCAGGACCTGAGGCTTGCTATTTCCTTCTTGTGGTGTAGAAGCCACAATCAGGGCACCAGATTCCACTTAGGGTCCCAAATAAAGCTTAATTCTTGATGCTCTACCTCCTCCATGAGGCCTTCCCAGCTGCCCTTGGCTGGACGGGTTCTACTCTCCTTCCCTTGGCCAATTAATCGGCCTTTCTGTCATCAGGCTGAGCATATTCTAGGTTGCCCTCTCTGTTTGTGTCCAAACCTCATCTTCCCAATTCTAGAAGCCCCTAGATGGTGTAACCCAGCAGCCCACAGGTCAAGACTAGCCCACAGACTGGCCCATCCCACTTGTGTATGTGGCTTGCCTGGTCCCTGAGGGTGCCTGAGTTTGTACCTCCTGTCACAGTGCCATCTGTCTCCTCTTTGTGCCCACAAGGCCTGGCCTGGGGCAGTCTTTGTATTTTCAGTCAGAGTGAGTGGGGTTGGGCATGGATGGGACCAAGGGGTTAGGTCTCATGTGGTAACTGGAGTCTGAAACCCTCCCTCATGCccacagaagctggaagaggctggaggaaggagaaGCAACTACACGTGCACACCAATTCCGCACTCTGCAGATTACCCCGTGCAAGTCTTAGTCCTAGGTTAGATTTCTCCCTGCCGCCCTATGGGCCAGGCGCAGGTTTGCATGTCATTCCGGGGAGGGAGCAGGTTGGGGATTTCTATCCCTAAACACCTCTGGAAGGCTACCAGGTGCCCAAACAAGTGGTAATTGCCCCAGAGCTAGGCCAGGAACTCATGCTAAGCAAAATCTTAAAATTGAGATTGGCAAACCACAAGTGGCCAAGCCAATCTGCCATCATGTTCTGGGCAGGGCCTGTGGAGCTGGCAGTTGGGGGCCTTTATCTGAACAAGTCCAATTTATCTGCAGTTCCACTGAATATCCCCACTTTCATttgccactttttaatgaggCTTAAACGGTCGAACACAAATCAAGGTTTTAGGGACTCGAGTTCTAACCTCcttctatgaatatttatgtcctGCTGACAGCTCTCTCTGATTCCCTTCTAAACAGCCAGCTCCCCTCTTTGCAACACAGCTGCTGGACGTGGGCTGAGtgaagggaggctgaggctgtcaGGAGGCTCTTCAGTAGGCCACAAACCCATCCTCAGAAGGTGACCCTGCTGGGTCCCCAGCTCTGGGCCCCGTCCAGGAAGCTGGCAATCGAACACCCTGCAGCATTTGCTAAAGCAGAATCCGGCTCTCGAGCAGCTGCAATAATGGGTGCAGAGACGCCAGGGGACCTGgctgcagaggcagggagggtcaGGATGCTTCTTTTAGTTGTGACTGGGGTCAGGAGTGGTGGCTACAAGAGC encodes the following:
- the CCDC167 gene encoding coiled-coil domain-containing protein 167 isoform X1 translates to MTKKKRESLGVALEIDGLEEKLSQCRRDLEAVNSRLHRAELSPEARRSLEKEKNSLMSKASNYEKELKLLRQENRKNMLLSVAIFILLTLVYAYWTT
- the CCDC167 gene encoding coiled-coil domain-containing protein 167 isoform X2 produces the protein MGTTGEPKIDGLEEKLSQCRRDLEAVNSRLHRAELSPEARRSLEKEKNSLMSKASNYEKELKLLRQENRKNMLLSVAIFILLTLVYAYWTT